In Granulicatella elegans, one genomic interval encodes:
- the pgfS gene encoding glycosyltransferase PgfS, with amino-acid sequence MKISVVIPFYNEERMIEKMYSELVHVLNQQTTEEFEIILIDDGSKDKTFEKIVEIAKNDERVRYLSFSRNFGKEAGTIAGLQYATGEAVILMDGDLQHPPALVPQMIEAYREGYDVVSGRRTRTGESQFRTFLANRFYKLANRLMDTPLTDGISEFRLFSRKAVRAILSLNEYNRFSKGLFSWIGFKEKVIEYENHVREIGETKYSLKFSWNYAIQGILSFNDKPLRACINLGLGCLLLSVLYIVWMFIKYLIDPTSLVSGYFTTIFAVVLLGGIQLISIGVLGEYIGKIYYEVKKRPHYLVDKTNFEEEKDE; translated from the coding sequence TTTTATAATGAGGAAAGAATGATTGAAAAAATGTACAGTGAATTAGTTCATGTACTAAATCAACAAACAACAGAAGAATTTGAGATTATTTTAATTGATGATGGAAGTAAAGATAAAACTTTTGAAAAAATAGTAGAAATTGCCAAGAATGATGAGAGAGTTCGCTATTTGAGTTTTAGCCGTAATTTTGGGAAAGAAGCTGGCACAATTGCAGGATTACAATATGCAACGGGTGAAGCCGTTATTTTAATGGATGGAGATTTACAACATCCACCTGCACTGGTTCCTCAAATGATTGAAGCTTACCGTGAAGGGTACGATGTAGTGAGTGGTCGTAGAACTAGAACAGGTGAAAGTCAGTTTCGTACTTTTCTAGCGAATCGTTTTTATAAATTAGCGAATCGACTAATGGATACACCTTTAACGGATGGAATTTCTGAGTTTCGTCTATTTAGTCGAAAAGCAGTGCGAGCGATTTTATCATTGAATGAATATAATCGTTTTTCAAAAGGACTTTTCTCATGGATTGGTTTCAAGGAAAAAGTCATTGAATATGAAAATCATGTACGTGAAATTGGAGAAACGAAATATTCTTTAAAATTTTCATGGAATTATGCGATTCAAGGGATTTTATCATTTAATGATAAACCATTACGCGCGTGTATTAATTTAGGACTGGGTTGTTTATTATTATCTGTGCTATATATCGTGTGGATGTTCATTAAATATCTTATCGATCCGACTTCTTTAGTGAGTGGCTATTTTACAACGATTTTTGCAGTTGTCTTACTAGGAGGAATTCAGTTAATTTCAATTGGAGTTTTAGGAGAATATATCGGGAAAATTTATTATGAAGTGAAAAAACGTCCTCACTATTTAGTGGATAAAACGAATTTTGAGGAGGAGAAAGATGAGTAA
- a CDS encoding YfhO family protein: MSKKKVVYLTSFFLPIGIMLVSWIINGFFPFGAKSLMAVDFNAQYIGLYAYLKHFFLNGNWNSFFYSFSKSIGGGMLGIWGFNLISPFNVLYFFFSEQNFQWAVMLTIGLRYGVMGLTWTHFFVKRYNGLEKNPAFLPIFGSLYALNGFNVSYQMNPIFYDGMIMLPLVLMGVEEVLDRTGAKRYMLLLALALLLHFYMGYMICIFVVIYALFYLFKSKDRTFKQGFLQLLQLGFYSILAVGLVAFILVPILMSLVSTKGGLESKLLFEWKLQIDPLDIFSKLFLGAFDNSSWPAGPNLPNIYVGTLGIMGTIYYFISSTIQRREKVASLFVLAIFILSCIHEFTSKLWHMGQNPAGFFYRFSWIMAFFLVYLAYLALREVDQLHWKSSIVIAGGTLVLFAIVMTRQYSFLIVPQKIATVALIFVMLSILVWPQINKRWAFLAAVTAIELMMNATIVQSRVGYTDAYKYQDAVKQLQTAVAPIRPNDKEFYRIQGSFHLSKNDPFMADYPGMSVFSSNLENSTRDLFEQLGNTGINATTYYYGTPLSDAIFSLKYWMTPKPVYTKDYPDTSKMYVFGNYATRLDLTENTPVVYEEERTEVFQIPQTLPIAFGVNEKLASLEFKMNQPIQTYNKITMAQLGEQEKYLEMLAANDITTDNFQATDRTETYRRKDSTKPASITYHLTPQTDEEYWVTLPTRFSRTDTNLIRIFLNGEEFHFLNNYQATQFLNIASQSMDKPIEFKIEVNTDEDYSFSGVRLVKSNRSVSNRFIQERQSQALKLTHWDNSHIQGTVTITDDSSVMFTSIPYDKGWSVKVDGKVVETRKIWNSLLGFAISNGEHTIELSFIPEGWKIGVVISIVSLIVFLGLIYKKWV; this comes from the coding sequence ATGAGTAAAAAGAAAGTAGTTTACTTAACGAGTTTCTTCCTACCAATTGGCATTATGCTTGTTTCGTGGATCATTAATGGATTTTTCCCTTTTGGTGCAAAATCATTGATGGCAGTGGACTTTAATGCGCAATATATTGGTTTATATGCTTATTTAAAACATTTCTTTTTAAATGGAAATTGGAATAGTTTTTTCTATTCCTTTTCAAAATCCATTGGTGGGGGAATGTTGGGTATTTGGGGATTTAATTTAATTAGTCCGTTTAATGTATTGTATTTTTTCTTTTCAGAGCAAAATTTTCAATGGGCAGTTATGTTAACCATTGGTCTTCGATATGGAGTGATGGGACTTACTTGGACACATTTTTTTGTGAAGCGATATAATGGTTTAGAAAAAAATCCAGCATTTCTTCCTATATTTGGAAGTTTGTATGCTTTGAATGGTTTTAATGTCAGTTATCAAATGAATCCTATCTTTTATGATGGCATGATTATGTTGCCACTGGTATTAATGGGGGTAGAAGAAGTATTGGATAGAACAGGTGCTAAACGATATATGTTATTGTTAGCCCTAGCTTTATTACTGCATTTTTACATGGGATATATGATTTGTATATTTGTAGTTATCTATGCCTTATTTTATTTATTCAAATCAAAAGATAGAACGTTTAAACAAGGATTTCTTCAATTGCTTCAACTAGGATTTTATTCGATTTTAGCTGTCGGATTAGTGGCATTTATTCTTGTTCCGATTTTGATGAGTTTAGTTTCTACTAAAGGTGGACTTGAAAGTAAGTTATTATTTGAATGGAAATTACAAATTGATCCATTAGATATTTTTTCTAAATTATTTTTAGGAGCATTTGATAATTCTTCTTGGCCGGCAGGCCCAAATTTACCAAATATTTATGTGGGAACGCTCGGAATAATGGGGACGATTTATTATTTTATCAGTTCTACTATTCAACGCAGAGAGAAAGTAGCTTCACTTTTTGTTTTAGCTATTTTTATCCTATCTTGTATTCATGAATTTACGAGTAAATTATGGCATATGGGACAAAATCCTGCAGGATTTTTTTATCGCTTCTCATGGATAATGGCGTTTTTCTTAGTTTATTTAGCGTATTTAGCTTTAAGAGAAGTCGACCAATTACATTGGAAATCGTCCATCGTTATTGCAGGTGGGACATTAGTACTGTTTGCTATCGTAATGACGAGACAGTATTCCTTCTTAATTGTTCCACAAAAAATTGCAACAGTCGCATTAATTTTTGTGATGTTATCGATTTTAGTATGGCCTCAAATCAATAAAAGATGGGCATTTTTGGCAGCAGTCACAGCAATTGAATTAATGATGAATGCAACGATTGTCCAATCGAGAGTAGGATATACGGATGCGTATAAATATCAAGATGCGGTAAAACAATTACAAACGGCAGTAGCACCTATTCGACCAAATGATAAGGAATTTTATCGTATTCAAGGAAGCTTCCATTTAAGTAAAAATGATCCCTTTATGGCAGATTATCCAGGAATGTCTGTATTTAGTTCTAATCTTGAAAATTCCACAAGAGATTTATTTGAACAATTAGGTAATACCGGTATTAATGCGACGACTTATTATTATGGAACCCCATTAAGTGATGCCATTTTTAGTTTGAAATATTGGATGACACCAAAGCCGGTCTACACGAAGGATTATCCCGATACAAGTAAAATGTATGTATTTGGAAACTATGCCACTCGTTTAGATTTAACAGAAAACACGCCTGTTGTTTACGAAGAAGAGCGTACAGAAGTATTTCAAATTCCACAAACTCTTCCAATAGCATTTGGAGTGAATGAAAAACTAGCTTCATTAGAATTTAAAATGAATCAACCAATACAGACCTATAACAAAATTACAATGGCACAACTAGGAGAACAAGAGAAATATTTGGAAATGTTAGCGGCAAATGATATTACAACGGATAATTTTCAAGCAACCGATCGAACAGAAACTTATCGTAGAAAGGATTCGACCAAACCAGCTAGTATCACGTATCATTTAACGCCACAAACAGATGAAGAATATTGGGTTACGTTACCAACACGTTTTTCAAGAACGGATACAAATCTTATTCGAATTTTTCTGAATGGTGAAGAATTTCATTTCTTAAATAATTATCAAGCGACTCAATTCCTCAATATTGCTTCTCAATCAATGGATAAGCCAATTGAATTTAAAATCGAAGTGAATACGGACGAAGATTATTCCTTTAGTGGCGTTCGATTGGTCAAATCCAATCGCTCTGTTTCCAATCGTTTTATTCAGGAACGTCAAAGTCAAGCATTGAAGCTGACTCATTGGGATAATTCTCATATTCAAGGTACCGTTACAATTACAGATGATAGTAGTGTAATGTTTACTTCGATTCCATACGATAAAGGATGGAGTGTAAAAGTCGATGGAAAAGTCGTTGAAACAAGAAAGATTTGGAATAGTTTACTAGGTTTTGCGATTTCGAATGGAGAACATACGATTGAATTAAGTTTCATTCCAGAAGGATGGAAGATAGGAGTAGTGATTTCCATCGTTTCACTGATTGTATTTCTTGGCTTGATTTACAAGAAGTGGGTATAG